The window AGACTACGGCGTCTAAATATATACAACCAAGTGGTAGTTAACATATCCTGACAAATATgatgatcttttttttaatatgatgaTCAACAACCAAGATATATATCAAATAGCTGAAGTttaaattataaagtatattaaaatttactatcAAGTGATTATAacgtaaaataaaatacattggGTAAAAACAATAAATCGTATgacacaataaaatatattgcatAAGTGTGTTAAATATTTACAGTCTCATAAATGGCTAAAAATTTGTAAGAACCTAAATTAATAGTATAAGATAAACTAAAAAACTCAAaggattgataaaaaaaatataacaatttcacatttgtatcataatatttctaaacaaattattttcaacaagatATTGACATTttcattacaatattttataataaaacaaaaaattattaacaataTATTCACAGtaatgttattttgttttaattatattttaccaataaatatgtttaaatcagttttttatttgtttaaccGTCCGTAGGGTGGGTTTTACCCTAGTTAACAGTTATATAACAACGTTCGAATGATCGAATTTGTGTATACGGTAttaccaataaaaataaaacacattatatatatcatacgATCGCCACTGTCATCCCGTGTTCTATGCTAAACTTTTAATTCAAGTCACAACTACTTTTTCAAGCACACCATATGAATTAATTGCTTCACCAAACATCAAAGTATAATAAAACGAAATAAAAGTAATCAAACTTCAAACAGTTTGACGatgtatgatttaaatatttaatgtagGGGGATGGATTTGCACCTTCCTACAAGGCCCACTAAATAGAAGAACTCGGCTCGCTACGGCACAGGACTTGGCGAAGAGAGATGAGTGTCGGCCATCGACGTGTTTAGTCGCCCGATAGGAGCTTTCGGACTACCACTTAAGCCCAACAGCACAGTAGGCCCACATAGTCGACTAAAAGCCCACAAGCTAAACTCCTAAGTAGGGCGAACTACCGAGAGTCTTATAAAAAGGAGAGGAAGGGGAAACGAGAGGGGGATCCACACTTTGACATACCCACAAGgcggctagatctagggttttacTCCTCTCTATCCGCTATCTTGTATCGTTTCCCGGCTAGCTCTTCGAGCCCCGCTTGGTCTTTCTCTTTACACTTACTCTGTAACTAGCTCCTTATATCTTCATCTATAAAACGTCTTTGTTAGACCCACAGACgagttcttcgtcttctctttactagtttcgaccgaactcggttctaacagttggcgcccaccgtggggctaGCAAAGTAACGTTAGCAAAGATGAGTCAGAACCCCGAAGGTTCCACTTCCGGCGACGAACACGACGCGCCGGGACCAACCCCAGTCACGGCTATCCCGATAGCCCCCACCTTTGTCGATACCATCATGGAGCGCTTTGCTCGACAAGACGCCGCCCAAAAAGCAGCTACCGAGCAAATCGCCGCAATCGCGGCACTACTCGCTCCTCTCGCCGGCGCTCCAGACGCAGCCACCGACACCATCCGCAGGCAACTGTTCGCAAGTGACATAGCTGCTAACCCGACGAGTCACGGCGCTCCTCTCAGTACCTTCAACCCAGACGCAGCGCCTTTCACCCCTGCGAACCCAGATCTACAGATGGTTCGCGAGGTAGCAGCACTCAAACAATCGCTCCTAGACATCAACTCCAAGATACACTGCGTCACCACCTCCGCGCCGCAAATAGAACGCGTTCTGGCGAACACCCTCCGAACACCATTCTCCCCGGCGATAACCGGCGTCAGACTGCGACACATCGAGAAGCTCCGACTACCGACGTACGAAGGTCTCACCGACCCGACGACTCACATCACGTCTTTCAACATCGCAGTACGCCGTGCAAACTTCTCCGACGAAGAACGCGATGCCGGCTACTGTCAACTCTTCGTTGAAAGCTTGAAAGGACCGGCCCTTACTTGGTTCACGGGCCTCGCTGAAAACTCTATTAAAGATTTCCACGACCTGTCGTCCGCCTTCCTGAAGAACTACATCATGTTCACTCAAGAAGACGCAACGGTGTCTGACCTTTTCAACCTTGCCCAAGGAAAGGATCAAAGCCTGCGCAACTTCATGGAGAAGTTCAAAGCCATAGTCTCGAAGGTCGTCTTATCCGACAGCGTCGCGGTCGCCGCGCTTAAAAACACGTTGTACGTCCACTCGGTTTTCCGTGATGACCTCTACAGGAACCCCACGTCGTCTCTTTCTGATGCCATCGCGCGTTCCCATAACTTTATACGCATGGAAGAGGATACAGAGGCTCTGATAGGCAAGCTGAACGCATCTAAAGCTGCAACAGCCGACAAAACCGGCGCGAAGAACGCGGATAGTCGACATGAGCCACGACAACACTCATCAGGCGACCGAGCAGCCCAAAAGAAGAATTTCGTGTACGCTGTTGACGAAGAGAGCTCCCCGGCGTCAACAACTGTCGTGCGCGAGAAAGGATGGAACGTTTACAACCGCGAAACCGACGGAAAACCGCCGGATTCCTCCGCAGCAGTGAGTTCTCGGCCCCCGGGAGCCGAGAAATGGTGCGATTACCACAACGCTAAGTCGCATAACACCAGGGAATGTAAGACGCTCTTCGAGCAATTTCTCTCCTCTGTCGAGAACGGAAAACTCGAAATCGAGCCTCCGAAACCTAGGGCCCGAGGAACGGCGAGCTGGAGTAAAAACAAAGACAGGAAAACCAGCAAGTCGCAAGGCAAAGCCCCTCAGCAAGAGAGACGAGCAACGCCCGAAGAAGCAGCTCCAGCATCCCCGGAAAAGGGTAACTCGTCTAGCGACGAGGAATCACCGAGAAACCGGGGACGCGTCGAGACTGTCTTCACAAGGCCCGCCAAGGGCACTGGCGATCATGAACTTCCGAGAGCGAGAAGACGCATCAACGTCGTCCTGACGCAACTGGAACCTCCAAGCGACGAACCTGAACAAGTTTCTCCTCCAGACCTGCGCGATCAGCTGAGCCGCCCATCCCTTGGCGTGCTACGGAACATCCTCAAGCGGAAGGAGAAACCAGCGGCAGATGCGGTCAGTCATGTCCCCGATCTCCGCGAGAAGATCAACTCCTCTAAGACTCGCCGGTTGAATAACCCAAGTCCCATGAAGCCCCGCCCCGTGGATCTGCGAGAAAAGCTCAATTCCAGGAAACCAGATTTGCGAAGCCAGCTCGATCGCCCCCTGTACTCCGATCTTCGACAAAAGCTCGACGTCTCTAGAACTCAGCATCCCAACCAAGACAAAGACACCGTCATCAACGTTATTATGGGAGGATCCCCGCCATGCGGTGATTCCGTCAGGTCCATTAAAGACTATCGTCGTCAGGCAACTTCCTCGCGTAAGTGGCCGACAAAACCCGAGAACGATCACCAAATCGCTTTCTCGCCTGACGACGCCCTTGGCATCCACATGCCGCACAACGACCCCCTCCTCGTTGAACTCGGAATTGGCGACTGTCAGGTCACCAAAATCCTCATCGATACTGGCAGCTCTGTCGATCTGATCTTTCGAGACACACTCGACAAGATGAGCGTCGATACGGGAAGTATGAAACCGTCATCCCGCTCCCTTACAGGCTTCAACGGTTCCTCGGAGGCCATGATCGGCACAATCCGCCTTCCAGTGTACGCATGTGGCACGACAAGGACCGTGAAGTTCTCGGTCGTCGACTCTAAAGCCCCCTATAACGCGATCCTAGGCACCCCTTGGCTGCATTCGATGCGAGCAATCCCATCGACTTACCACCAATGCGTCAAGTTCCCGGGACCAGACGGCAAAATCCGAACGCTACGGGGCGATCAGCAAGCCGCTAGAGACATGTTAATCGCAACCATCAAACTCCAGCGACAAACCTCGCATGTTAACACCGTCTCAAATCCCTTACAGAAGGCGTTTCCACAGCAAGAGGAGGTCATCGATATATCCCTCGACGTTGCTGACCCTAGTAAGGTGATCCGCATCGGAGCATCCCTGCCGGACGATATGCAGCAGCAACTCACCGAGTTTCTCCGTCAGAACGTCTCCACCTTCGCCTGGACTACATCCGACATGCAAGGGATCGATCCAGCAATCACCTCTCATGAGTTAAACGTTGACCCCACCTTTAAGCCTATCCGCCAAAAGCGCCGAAAACTAGGACCCGAACGATCAAAGGCAGTCAACGACGAGGTGGACCGACTGCTCGCCGCCGACTCAATCATGGAAGTCAAGTACCCCGACTGGCTCGCTAACCCTGTCGTcgtcaaaaagaaaaacggaaAGTGGCGAGTATGTGTCGACTTCACGGATCTGAACAAGGCGTGCCCAAAAGATAGCTTTCCCCTCCCACACATCGACCGTCTAGTCGAGGCGACTGCCGGAAACGCCCTCTTGACGTTCATGGACGCATTCTCTGGCTACAACCAGATAATGATGCACCCTGACGACCGCGAGAAGACGGCGTTCATAACAGATCGAGGAACCTACTGCTACAAGGTAATGCCCTTCGGCCTTAAAAACGC is drawn from Raphanus sativus cultivar WK10039 unplaced genomic scaffold, ASM80110v3 Scaffold0890, whole genome shotgun sequence and contains these coding sequences:
- the LOC130503263 gene encoding uncharacterized protein LOC130503263, which encodes MSQNPEGSTSGDEHDAPGPTPVTAIPIAPTFVDTIMERFARQDAAQKAATEQIAAIAALLAPLAGAPDAATDTIRRQLFASDIAANPTSHGAPLSTFNPDAAPFTPANPDLQMVREVAALKQSLLDINSKIHCVTTSAPQIERVLANTLRTPFSPAITGVRLRHIEKLRLPTYEGLTDPTTHITSFNIAVRRANFSDEERDAGYCQLFVESLKGPALTWFTGLAENSIKDFHDLSSAFLKNYIMFTQEDATVSDLFNLAQGKDQSLRNFMEKFKAIVSKVVLSDSVAVAALKNTLYVHSVFRDDLYRNPTSSLSDAIARSHNFIRMEEDTEALIGKLNASKAATADKTGAKNADSRHEPRQHSSGDRAAQKKNFVYAVDEESSPASTTVVREKGWNVYNRETDGKPPDSSAAVSSRPPGAEKWCDYHNAKSHNTRECKTLFEQFLSSVENGKLEIEPPKPRARGTASWSKNKDRKTSKSQGKAPQQERRATPEEAAPASPEKGNSSSDEESPRNRGRVETVFTRPAKGTGDHELPRARRRINVVLTQLEPPSDEPEQVSPPDLRDQLSRPSLGVLRNILKRKEKPAADAVSHVPDLREKINSSKTRRLNNPSPMKPRPVDLREKLNSRKPDLRSQLDRPLYSDLRQKLDVSRTQHPNQDKDTVINVIMGGSPPCGDSVRSIKDYRRQATSSRKWPTKPENDHQIAFSPDDALGIHMPHNDPLLVELGIGDCQVTKILIDTGSSVDLIFRDTLDKMSVDTGSMKPSSRSLTGFNGSSEAMIGTIRLPVYACGTTRTVKFSVVDSKAPYNAILGTPWLHSMRAIPSTYHQCVKFPGPDGKIRTLRGDQQAARDMLIATIKLQRQTSHVNTVSNPLQKAFPQQEEVIDISLDVADPSKVIRIGASLPDDMQQQLTEFLRQNVSTFAWTTSDMQGIDPAITSHELNVDPTFKPIRQKRRKLGPERSKAVNDEVDRLLAADSIMEVKYPDWLANPVVVKKKNGKWRVCVDFTDLNKACPKDSFPLPHIDRLVEATAGNALLTFMDAFSGYNQIMMHPDDREKTAFITDRGTYCYKVMPFGLKNAGATYQRLVNRMFADKLGSTMEVYIDDMLVKSLRAEDHLTHLKDCFTTLNTYGMKLNPAKCTFGVMSGEFLRYIVTQRGIEANPKQISAILDVPSPKNSREVQRLTGRIAALNMFISRSTDKCLPFFELLRGNKRFIWDDKCEEAFGQLKQYLTTPPVLSKPEAGDILTLYIAVTPIAVSSVLIREDRGEQKPIFYTSKRMTEAETRYPTLEKMALAVVHSARKLRPYFQSHTVEVLSNQPLRTIMQNANHSRRLTKSAMELSEHDIVYKNRTAAKSQVLADFLIELTPELEQDLAVSSRNWILHVDGSSTNKGSGAGVQLQSPTGELIRQSFSFGFPASNNEAEYESLLAGLRLAKTVRAKRLSAYCDSQLVASQYNGEYDAHNARMDAYLKLVQDLTKDFEFFELTKVPRGENVCADALAALGSKLHDQIKRIIPIHRIESPSIMAQDASTSSVSAVAVAANMGIDSSPDETPDWRTDLINYLAHGTLPDDKWLARRLKARSAHYVVIDGELHRWNANKVLLKCIYGDETRLVMAENHEGAAGNHSGGRALALKVRSQGFYWPTLNTDCESYAKRCDKCQRHAPTIHCPTEQLRTLTAPYPFMRWAMDIIGPMPNSRQKRFVLVLTDYFTKWIEAEAFANITTRKFKNNGSQFISHQFRDFCDKWRIRLNTATPRYPQSNGQAESSNRTIIDGLKKRLDLKKGCWADELDGVLWSHRTTPRSATKCTPFSMAYGVEAMAPAEVNVTSLRRSRMPQNVALNQSMLLDALDAIEEHRDQALLRIQNYQHQIERYYNKKVKSRPLEQGDLVLRKVFENTKEWKAGKLGTNWEGPYRITQVVKPGVYRLETSTGDAVPRAWNSMHLKRYSA